Proteins encoded by one window of Microplitis demolitor isolate Queensland-Clemson2020A chromosome 6, iyMicDemo2.1a, whole genome shotgun sequence:
- the LOC103570634 gene encoding facilitated trehalose transporter Tret1-2 homolog isoform X1 → MSLHHKYYVTTVPEENGFRMPRASVVHMTSTATRPQHLSQVLATLALSMGTLSCGLAKGYTSPAVDSILDSQPHLYQSSGNETWWAFSATKQEASWVASLSMLGAGFGAMIGDWIMRRGRRLALRLTSLPLAAVWILTGIAPCVELVFTTSFIGGLCCAVITMVAQVYISEISMPAIRGCLSAMLKVVGHVGVLFSYIAGSYLNWRQCAVVVAIAPTMLFVGTLFIPETPSYLVLNGRDEEATGSLKWLRGSHVDVRQELQVIKTNVLASRAKQYELTFRNSVLTPRLYKPIAITCGLMFFQRFSGANAFTYYAVIVFRQTLGGMSPHGATIAIGFVQLLASLLSGFLIDIVGRLPLLIASTVFMSLALAGFGSYAYYNSVSQNMIENATTIGQHDWIPLLCVLVFTTALALGISPISWLLIGELFPLEYRGLGSSISTSFSYFCAFFGIKLFMDFQQLLGLHGAFWFYAAVAVCGLCFVVCCVPETKGKQLDEMNPDYAQAR, encoded by the exons GTGACAACTGTACCGGAAGAGAACGGCTTCAGAATGCCCCGCGCATCAGTAGTACACATGACATCGACCGCAACTCGACCCCAGCATCTATCTCAG GTGCTGGCGACATTGGCACTATCAATGGGAACACTGTCATGCGGACTAGCTAAAGGTTATACGTCACCAGCAGTAGACTCAATTCTGGATAGCCAGCCGCACCTCTATCAATCATCAGGGAATGAGACTTG GTGGGCGTTTTCAGCGACCAAGCAGGAAGCCTCGTGGGTGGCATCGCTCTCGATGTTGGGTGCGGGGTTTGGCGCCATGATCGGTGACTGGATAATGCGACGTGGTCGGAGGCTTGCTCTCCGTCTTACGTCCTTGCCTTTAGCGGCTGTTTGGATCCTTACTGGAATAGCGCCCTGCGTTGAACTTGTCTTCACAACGAGCTTTATCGGCGGGCTTTGTTGTGCGGTCATCACAATGGTTGCCCAA GTTTACATATCCGAAATATCAATGCCGGCAATCAGGGGCTGCCTCTCGGCGATGTTAAAAGTCGTTGGGCACGTGGGCGTACTTTTTTCATACATTGCTGGTTCCTACCTCAATTGGCGTCAATGTGCCGTTGTTGTTGCTATTGCGCCGACAATGTTATTTGTCGGTACTCTTTTTATTCCAGAAACCCCATCATATCTTGTACTTAATGGCCGTGATGAAGAAGCGACGGGTAGTCTTAAATGGTTACGTGGATCTCACGTTGATGTTCGACAAGAATTACAA gtcATCAAGACAAACGTGCTGGCGTCACGGGCCAAACAATACGAGCTGACATTTCGTAACAGCGTATTGACACCACGTTTATATAAACCCATTGCCATAACATGTGGGCTGATGttttttcaaagattttcGGGTGCCAATGCATTCACCTATTACGCAGTTATTGTATTTCGACAAACATTAGGTGGTATGAGCCCACATGGAGCAACAATTGCTATTGGTTTTGTTCAACTTCTTGCATCATTACTCTCAG GCTTCTTAATAGACATTGTAGGAAGACTACCACTCCTGATAGCCAGTACGGTATTCATGTCACTGGCACTGGCAGGATTTGGTAGCTATGCATACTACAATTCAGTATCACAAAATATGATTGAGAATGCAACGACAATAGGACAACACGACTGGATACCCCTACTGTGTGTCCTGGTGTTCACAACTGCCCTTGCGCTGGGCATATCGCCAATTTCGTGGCTATTGATTGGTGAGCTCTTCCCGCTCGAGTACCGTGGCCTCGGCTCTAGTATCAGCACTAGTTTTAGCTACTTCTGCGCGTTCTTTGGCATCAAACTCTTCATGGACTTTCAGCAG TTACTGGGTCTTCATGGTGCATTTTGGTTCTATGCTGCCGTAGCGGTATGCGGATTATGTTTCGTGGTATGTTGCGTACCCGAAACAAAAGGTAAGCAACTGGATGAAATGAATCCAGATTACGCACAGGCACGGTAG
- the LOC103570634 gene encoding facilitated trehalose transporter Tret1 isoform X2, translated as MPRASVVHMTSTATRPQHLSQVLATLALSMGTLSCGLAKGYTSPAVDSILDSQPHLYQSSGNETWWAFSATKQEASWVASLSMLGAGFGAMIGDWIMRRGRRLALRLTSLPLAAVWILTGIAPCVELVFTTSFIGGLCCAVITMVAQVYISEISMPAIRGCLSAMLKVVGHVGVLFSYIAGSYLNWRQCAVVVAIAPTMLFVGTLFIPETPSYLVLNGRDEEATGSLKWLRGSHVDVRQELQVIKTNVLASRAKQYELTFRNSVLTPRLYKPIAITCGLMFFQRFSGANAFTYYAVIVFRQTLGGMSPHGATIAIGFVQLLASLLSGFLIDIVGRLPLLIASTVFMSLALAGFGSYAYYNSVSQNMIENATTIGQHDWIPLLCVLVFTTALALGISPISWLLIGELFPLEYRGLGSSISTSFSYFCAFFGIKLFMDFQQLLGLHGAFWFYAAVAVCGLCFVVCCVPETKGKQLDEMNPDYAQAR; from the exons ATGCCCCGCGCATCAGTAGTACACATGACATCGACCGCAACTCGACCCCAGCATCTATCTCAG GTGCTGGCGACATTGGCACTATCAATGGGAACACTGTCATGCGGACTAGCTAAAGGTTATACGTCACCAGCAGTAGACTCAATTCTGGATAGCCAGCCGCACCTCTATCAATCATCAGGGAATGAGACTTG GTGGGCGTTTTCAGCGACCAAGCAGGAAGCCTCGTGGGTGGCATCGCTCTCGATGTTGGGTGCGGGGTTTGGCGCCATGATCGGTGACTGGATAATGCGACGTGGTCGGAGGCTTGCTCTCCGTCTTACGTCCTTGCCTTTAGCGGCTGTTTGGATCCTTACTGGAATAGCGCCCTGCGTTGAACTTGTCTTCACAACGAGCTTTATCGGCGGGCTTTGTTGTGCGGTCATCACAATGGTTGCCCAA GTTTACATATCCGAAATATCAATGCCGGCAATCAGGGGCTGCCTCTCGGCGATGTTAAAAGTCGTTGGGCACGTGGGCGTACTTTTTTCATACATTGCTGGTTCCTACCTCAATTGGCGTCAATGTGCCGTTGTTGTTGCTATTGCGCCGACAATGTTATTTGTCGGTACTCTTTTTATTCCAGAAACCCCATCATATCTTGTACTTAATGGCCGTGATGAAGAAGCGACGGGTAGTCTTAAATGGTTACGTGGATCTCACGTTGATGTTCGACAAGAATTACAA gtcATCAAGACAAACGTGCTGGCGTCACGGGCCAAACAATACGAGCTGACATTTCGTAACAGCGTATTGACACCACGTTTATATAAACCCATTGCCATAACATGTGGGCTGATGttttttcaaagattttcGGGTGCCAATGCATTCACCTATTACGCAGTTATTGTATTTCGACAAACATTAGGTGGTATGAGCCCACATGGAGCAACAATTGCTATTGGTTTTGTTCAACTTCTTGCATCATTACTCTCAG GCTTCTTAATAGACATTGTAGGAAGACTACCACTCCTGATAGCCAGTACGGTATTCATGTCACTGGCACTGGCAGGATTTGGTAGCTATGCATACTACAATTCAGTATCACAAAATATGATTGAGAATGCAACGACAATAGGACAACACGACTGGATACCCCTACTGTGTGTCCTGGTGTTCACAACTGCCCTTGCGCTGGGCATATCGCCAATTTCGTGGCTATTGATTGGTGAGCTCTTCCCGCTCGAGTACCGTGGCCTCGGCTCTAGTATCAGCACTAGTTTTAGCTACTTCTGCGCGTTCTTTGGCATCAAACTCTTCATGGACTTTCAGCAG TTACTGGGTCTTCATGGTGCATTTTGGTTCTATGCTGCCGTAGCGGTATGCGGATTATGTTTCGTGGTATGTTGCGTACCCGAAACAAAAGGTAAGCAACTGGATGAAATGAATCCAGATTACGCACAGGCACGGTAG
- the LOC103570636 gene encoding GDP-D-glucose phosphorylase 1: MNEIKDKIIFNYNLSEFNFVINETDDKSEFDKLLIKKWEYAQNNNILRYKLSIKKYKILEGKYKFLMQLNLDRAQNRRTPENITSLKAQFDPNRFNFTKIRDEEILFDLSDGDGNNVIAVNVSPIEYGHCLFLSDRLKCLPQVVTKSSLRQIIELFLLSRSPYLRAVFNGLCAYASVNHLHWHIYYLKHKMLLEEIKLESLTEHVYILKDYPARGFCIKLSSFSNNLDDFVSKVFLIINWMQNNSIAHNVAITRARSLDRDQNGKIYDDVRVYIWARKMATGIKDTSGFIPAVCELFGHLSIRTEEAYESLTEDQVIKCLEDAICPFDFVCSKLKELLIN, from the exons atgaatgaaatcaaagataaaattatttttaattacaatcttagtgaatttaattttgtaatcaaTGAGACCGACGATAAATCCgagtttgataaattattaattaagaaatggGAGTACgcgcaaaataataatatattgcgatataaattatcaattaaaaaatataaaattttagaaggaaaatataaatttttaatgcag CTTAATTTAGATCGAGCACAAAATCGCCGGACTCCAGAAAATATAACGTCACTAAAAGCTCAATTTGATCCTAATCGttttaatttcacaaaaatacgagatgaagaaattttatttgacttaTCAGATGGTGATGGAAATAATGTAATTGCTGTTAATGTCAGTCCTATTGAATATGGAcactgtttatttttatcagaccGTTTAAAATGTTTGCCTCAAGTTGTAACAAAATCAAGCCTTAgacaaattattgaattattcttACTCAGTAGATCTcc atatttacGAGCAGTATTTAATGGATTGTGTGCATATGCATCAGTAAATCATCTTCATTggcatatttattatttaaaacacaaAATGTTACTCGAAGAAATC aaactaGAAAGTCTTACTGAACacgtttatattttaaaagactaTCCAGCCCGTggattttgtattaaattatcatcattcTCAAATAATCTAGATGATTTTgtatcaaaagtatttttgatcaTAAATTGGATGCAAAATAATTCTATAGCTCATAATGTAGCGATAACACGTGCGAGATCTTTGGATCGAGAtcaaaatggaaaaatttatgacgATGTCCGTGTTTACATTTGGGCAAGAAAAATGGCTACGGGAATTAAAGATACTAGTGGATTTATCCCTGCAGTTTGTGAATTATTTGGACATTTGTCTATAagaa ccGAAGAAGCGTACGAAAGTTTAACAGAAGACCAAGTTATCAAATGTCTAGAAGACGCGATTTGTCCATTTGATTTTGTCTGTAGTAAATTAaaggaattattaataaattaa